One Bdellovibrio bacteriovorus str. Tiberius DNA segment encodes these proteins:
- a CDS encoding UvrD-helicase domain-containing protein, with product MSGTTPELRNIILRAGAGAGKTTTLTQTFLKFASDFKEKHGKFPRIVVTTFTRKATQELKERLLGKALDEKRDDLFQFVSSKSQVQISTIHGVLSLFLSRYGSAIGLTPDYKIMSDSEIRKGARKIMRKYLLENPQLQELLEEYDFQTLEGALLKFFGEQVIFPGMTFIRRGEMEKETAKFVADIGGALRRVCLEISQETSNDKWVDYAGAMTGFDWNASNGDWEAFFARLESFWENISKPVFRKATPPFSLSLNEELEELRDRVDRLLAEPRYRPEYWDRHEKNCALFEELAQNFCRDFMQTKLESGLLSMSDLETLASKITLDQPDAAVKFSQEWDFWMVDEYQDTSPVQVELLRHLVGEKPVFIVGDPQQSIYLFRGARSEVFREKVAEIEAQQGDVQVKLVNYRSSPEVLEFFNHYFTRLGSQFAAMTPDEKKPKKGPETPVVQVVLSETGDEDETSAEILATVARIQELLQSGTSPEQICVLGRTHRTLEDIAKVAQEYGVPLQLHSGSGFYERREVLDALAVLKFLVNPHDNANFVALLRSPWLALPDSEILSYCHSFRHSFWKEAQKTLDQKPEIHPLRVMKALLAQAEVKGLSWTLKKALIDLGLFDYSARIDSTGRREANLWKVVSLLSQEERRPGFNYLDFLDSSLETLSTDEGGEDADATPVIEPKRVNFMTVHASKGLQFDQVILPGMGNDPRASHAPVLSIHEKTGLWSLKVRNEETQAMAGSVLADQIVEELRKRETEEFNRVLYVALTRAKSGVTLLWDRKIGKKSWAAHCPLNLEEGLHEEKDFSYVVRSENPQPVKMSEQDLAEKDLRPQWQAEASEKRKYISVTELVTPEGVQAGGGYTPKASQLGSGLARAQQGTNAHRLFEALKFTSFDELLKISDEDLKKPLEFLAKTPELPLLRIINEGFVEWGFALKYKEALMQGQIDLWGIVDGTLWMVDYKTGSQRYSDTAFRQLEAYTWALYRMKYLENVQQVKLAVVYPVDEVVKIETLGSLKDLNERLEKSIDNYFLV from the coding sequence ATGTCGGGCACCACACCTGAACTAAGAAATATCATCCTGCGTGCCGGTGCCGGTGCGGGGAAAACAACGACATTGACCCAGACTTTCTTGAAGTTCGCGAGCGACTTTAAGGAAAAGCACGGGAAGTTCCCCCGCATCGTGGTGACCACGTTCACCCGCAAGGCCACGCAAGAACTGAAAGAGCGTCTGTTGGGAAAAGCTCTGGATGAAAAGCGTGATGACCTGTTCCAGTTTGTCAGCTCAAAATCCCAGGTGCAGATTTCAACCATCCACGGGGTGTTAAGTCTGTTCCTTTCCCGTTATGGTTCTGCCATCGGCCTGACTCCGGATTACAAGATCATGAGTGATTCTGAAATCCGCAAAGGCGCGCGCAAGATCATGCGCAAATATCTGCTGGAAAATCCGCAGTTGCAGGAACTTTTGGAAGAATATGACTTTCAGACCCTGGAAGGGGCGCTGCTGAAGTTTTTCGGCGAGCAGGTGATTTTCCCGGGAATGACCTTCATCCGCCGTGGCGAGATGGAAAAAGAAACCGCCAAGTTTGTGGCTGATATCGGCGGAGCTTTACGCCGGGTGTGCCTGGAAATTTCCCAGGAAACCAGCAATGACAAATGGGTTGATTATGCCGGGGCTATGACTGGCTTTGATTGGAATGCCTCGAACGGTGACTGGGAGGCCTTCTTTGCCCGTCTGGAATCTTTCTGGGAAAATATCAGCAAGCCGGTCTTTCGCAAAGCGACCCCGCCATTCAGTTTAAGTCTGAATGAAGAGCTGGAAGAACTGCGTGACCGCGTCGACCGTTTGTTGGCCGAGCCACGCTATCGTCCCGAATACTGGGATCGCCATGAAAAGAACTGCGCGCTGTTTGAAGAACTGGCGCAGAATTTCTGCCGCGACTTTATGCAGACCAAGCTTGAAAGCGGTCTGCTATCCATGAGTGATCTTGAAACCCTGGCTTCCAAAATCACTTTGGATCAGCCGGATGCCGCCGTGAAGTTCTCGCAAGAGTGGGACTTCTGGATGGTGGATGAGTATCAGGATACAAGTCCCGTACAGGTGGAACTGTTGCGCCACCTTGTTGGGGAAAAACCGGTGTTCATCGTCGGGGATCCACAGCAAAGTATTTATCTTTTCCGTGGCGCCCGTTCAGAGGTCTTCCGTGAAAAAGTGGCCGAAATCGAAGCCCAGCAGGGCGACGTGCAGGTCAAACTTGTGAACTACCGGTCTTCCCCGGAAGTGCTGGAGTTCTTCAATCATTATTTCACTCGCCTGGGTTCGCAGTTTGCTGCGATGACCCCGGATGAAAAGAAACCGAAAAAAGGTCCCGAAACTCCGGTGGTGCAGGTTGTGCTGTCTGAAACCGGTGACGAGGACGAAACTTCGGCCGAGATTCTGGCCACCGTCGCACGCATTCAGGAGCTTTTGCAATCCGGAACCAGTCCGGAGCAAATCTGTGTTCTGGGCCGAACTCATAGAACGTTGGAAGACATTGCCAAAGTCGCGCAGGAATACGGCGTGCCTTTGCAGCTTCATAGCGGCAGCGGATTCTATGAGCGCCGCGAGGTGCTGGACGCTTTGGCGGTTTTGAAGTTCTTGGTGAATCCTCATGACAATGCCAATTTCGTGGCGCTTTTAAGATCCCCATGGCTGGCTTTGCCGGACAGCGAGATTCTTTCTTATTGCCATTCTTTCCGTCATTCTTTCTGGAAAGAGGCGCAAAAAACCTTGGATCAGAAGCCGGAAATTCATCCGTTGCGGGTGATGAAGGCGCTTTTGGCGCAGGCGGAAGTCAAAGGTCTGTCCTGGACATTGAAAAAGGCGCTGATTGACCTGGGGCTGTTTGATTATTCCGCCCGCATTGATTCCACCGGTCGTCGCGAGGCGAATCTGTGGAAAGTGGTGTCTTTGCTTTCGCAGGAAGAACGCCGTCCGGGCTTTAACTATCTGGACTTCCTGGATTCGAGTCTTGAAACCCTGTCTACGGACGAAGGGGGCGAGGATGCGGATGCGACGCCGGTGATTGAACCAAAGCGTGTGAACTTTATGACCGTGCACGCGTCAAAAGGTTTGCAGTTTGATCAGGTGATTTTGCCGGGTATGGGTAATGACCCGCGCGCAAGTCATGCGCCGGTTCTGAGCATTCATGAAAAAACCGGCTTGTGGTCCCTGAAAGTGCGCAACGAAGAAACTCAAGCCATGGCCGGCAGTGTGCTGGCCGATCAGATTGTGGAAGAACTGCGCAAACGTGAAACTGAAGAGTTCAACCGTGTTTTGTACGTGGCTCTGACCCGGGCAAAATCCGGGGTGACACTGTTGTGGGATAGAAAAATCGGGAAGAAATCCTGGGCGGCCCATTGCCCGTTGAATCTGGAAGAAGGTCTTCACGAGGAAAAAGATTTCTCTTACGTTGTACGCAGTGAAAATCCTCAACCCGTCAAAATGTCAGAGCAGGACCTGGCTGAAAAAGATTTGCGCCCGCAGTGGCAGGCTGAGGCTTCTGAAAAACGAAAATACATCTCGGTCACTGAACTGGTGACCCCCGAGGGTGTGCAGGCTGGTGGCGGTTACACGCCGAAAGCTTCTCAGCTGGGGTCTGGGTTGGCGCGGGCTCAGCAGGGGACCAATGCTCACCGACTGTTTGAGGCTTTGAAGTTCACTTCATTTGATGAGCTTTTGAAGATTTCAGACGAGGACCTTAAAAAGCCGCTGGAGTTCCTGGCAAAAACCCCGGAACTGCCTCTATTAAGAATCATCAACGAAGGTTTTGTCGAGTGGGGTTTTGCTCTGAAGTACAAAGAGGCCCTGATGCAGGGGCAGATCGATCTTTGGGGCATTGTTGACGGGACGTTGTGGATGGTGGATTACAAAACCGGGTCCCAACGGTATTCTGACACAGCTTTCAGGCAGCTTGAGGCCTACACTTGGGCTTTGTATCGCATGAAGTATCTGGAAAACGTGCAGCAGGTGAAACTGGCTGTTGTTTATCCTGTGGACGAAGTGGTCAAGATCGAAACTTTGGGCAGTCTGAAAGATTTGAACGAACGGCTTGAAAAGAGCATCGACAACTATTTCCTTGTCTAG